A single region of the bacterium genome encodes:
- the proB gene encoding glutamate 5-kinase codes for MKKNKVFSNLKRIVIKIGTNVLTTESNRLDTSIIEHIVEQISYLVKKENKEIIIVTSGAIAAGMQILGWEKRPKKISMLQAAASVGQSRLMRTYERLFREEGLNVGQILLTRDVLTIPERRVYARNTLLTLLKYKVIPIINENDSVAVEEIKFGDNDILSSYVVDLIDADILIILSDVDGVFTNDPKRNKGKIIREIIEINEIENKIKIGLPSKKGTGGIKSKIEAAKFVTANNKYCVILNGKKINCIKKLFSGEKIGTIFYPLKRSKKWSGKTD; via the coding sequence ATGAAAAAAAATAAGGTTTTTTCAAATTTAAAAAGAATTGTAATAAAAATTGGAACAAATGTTTTAACAACTGAAAGTAATCGTCTTGATACTTCTATAATTGAGCATATTGTTGAACAGATAAGTTATTTAGTAAAAAAAGAAAATAAAGAAATTATCATAGTCACTTCAGGAGCAATAGCTGCTGGAATGCAAATCCTTGGTTGGGAGAAAAGACCAAAAAAAATCAGTATGTTACAGGCTGCAGCAAGTGTTGGTCAGAGTCGTCTTATGAGAACTTATGAAAGATTATTCAGGGAAGAAGGTTTAAATGTAGGACAGATACTTCTAACAAGGGATGTGCTTACAATTCCAGAAAGAAGAGTTTATGCCAGAAATACACTTTTAACTTTACTCAAATATAAAGTTATACCTATTATAAACGAAAATGATAGTGTTGCAGTTGAAGAAATAAAATTCGGTGATAATGATATTCTGTCAAGTTATGTTGTAGATTTGATTGATGCTGATATATTGATAATACTTTCAGATGTGGATGGTGTTTTTACTAATGACCCAAAGAGAAATAAAGGGAAAATTATAAGAGAAATTATAGAAATAAATGAAATAGAAAACAAAATAAAAATTGGTTTACCATCAAAAAAGGGTACAGGAGGAATTAAAAGTAAGATAGAGGCGGCTAAATTTGTTACAGCAAATAATAAATACTGTGTCATTTTGAATGGAAAGAAAATAAATTGCATAAAGAAACTTTTTAGTGGAGAAAAAATAGGTACAATTTTTTATCCTTTAAAACGGAGTAAAAAATGGAGTGGAAAGACAGATTAA